From Salinirubellus salinus, the proteins below share one genomic window:
- a CDS encoding aldo/keto reductase, whose translation MEYTTLGDTGVTVSKLCLGCMSFGDPDWREWVQEESFGHDLVERAIDLGINFFDTANMYSRGESERILGDALEGYKDESVVATKVFFQMDDDDPNSGGLSRKTIETQLDASRERLGMDTIDLYQTHRWDYSTPIDETMRALSDAVRREKVRYLGGSSMWAHQFSEALHTSDDLGLERFATMQNHYNLAYREEEREMLPLCEKEGIGVLPWSPLARGFLTRPHEEYLTTTRAETDDHAQAHPYADNGGREVNERVQELAAEEDASMAQIALAWLLHKEWVDAPIVGTSSIEHLEEAVAALDIELSDSDIEYLEEPYEPVPVSGHR comes from the coding sequence ATGGAGTACACCACCCTCGGTGACACCGGCGTGACCGTCTCGAAGCTCTGTCTCGGCTGCATGTCGTTCGGTGACCCGGACTGGCGCGAGTGGGTCCAGGAGGAGTCGTTCGGCCACGACCTCGTCGAGCGCGCCATCGACCTCGGCATCAACTTCTTCGACACCGCGAACATGTACTCTCGCGGCGAGTCCGAGCGCATCCTGGGCGACGCGCTGGAGGGGTACAAGGACGAGAGCGTCGTCGCCACCAAGGTGTTCTTCCAGATGGACGACGACGACCCGAACTCCGGCGGCCTGTCGCGCAAGACCATCGAGACGCAGCTGGACGCCTCGCGCGAGCGCCTCGGGATGGACACCATCGACCTCTACCAGACCCACCGCTGGGACTACTCCACCCCCATCGACGAGACGATGCGCGCGCTCTCGGACGCGGTGCGCCGCGAGAAGGTCCGGTACCTCGGTGGCTCCTCGATGTGGGCTCACCAGTTCTCGGAGGCGCTCCACACCAGCGACGACCTCGGGCTCGAGCGGTTCGCCACGATGCAGAACCACTACAACCTCGCCTACCGCGAGGAGGAACGCGAGATGCTCCCGCTCTGCGAGAAGGAGGGCATCGGCGTGCTCCCGTGGTCCCCGCTCGCCCGCGGGTTCCTCACCCGCCCACACGAGGAGTACCTGACGACCACGCGCGCCGAGACGGACGACCACGCGCAGGCCCACCCCTACGCCGACAACGGGGGACGGGAGGTCAACGAGCGCGTGCAGGAACTCGCCGCCGAGGAGGACGCCTCGATGGCACAGATCGCGCTCGCGTGGCTCCTCCACAAGGAGTGGGTCGACGCACCCATCGTCGGCACGTCCAGCATCGAGCACCTCGAGGAAGCGGTGGCCGCACTCGACATCGAGTTGAGCGACTCGGACATCGAGTACCTGGAGGAGCCCTACGAGCCGGTGCCGGTCTCGGGCCACCGGTAG
- a CDS encoding pyridoxamine 5'-phosphate oxidase family protein, protein MDSIRYVETIGMTDEEAMTRLEETPSGVLALAKSDRAYAIPISHTVQAGRLYLRLTDEGDSEKLEFLEQTSEATFVCYGEEGNASWSVVVRGDLEEVGTDKTGENPFEPIRVFGDDVSELTVRVFAFRDPALTARRTVGEQPWEVVLPRD, encoded by the coding sequence ATGGACTCCATACGATACGTCGAGACCATCGGGATGACCGACGAGGAGGCGATGACTCGCCTCGAGGAGACCCCGTCGGGCGTCCTCGCCCTCGCGAAGTCCGACCGGGCGTACGCCATCCCCATCTCACACACGGTCCAGGCCGGGCGGCTCTACCTCCGGCTCACCGACGAGGGGGACAGCGAGAAACTGGAGTTCCTGGAGCAGACCAGTGAAGCCACGTTCGTCTGCTACGGCGAGGAGGGGAACGCCTCGTGGAGCGTCGTCGTCCGGGGCGACCTCGAGGAGGTGGGCACGGACAAGACGGGCGAGAACCCGTTCGAGCCCATCCGCGTGTTCGGCGACGACGTCTCCGAACTGACCGTCCGGGTGTTCGCGTTCCGCGACCCCGCGCTGACGGCCCGGCGGACCGTCGGCGAGCAGCCGTGGGAGGTGGTCCTCCCGCGCGACTAG
- a CDS encoding PH domain-containing protein, which translates to MSQRLAPLSVGYRAMETAARLGWILIFVTFGSSQVLEAWQTGLLVVGGLLAAGLYQVVYWQRFEYELTADTFDIRSGVFSRRTREIPLRRVQNVDLQRNVVQRALGLTEVRLETAGGSDTEAQLRFVTETEAEQLRAEISRLKRGAAETPAGEPATEPEAELLFAVTPRELFVLGIVSVDLRLLSLVTVVLPILVPSVGAGMGPVQDPLVAFALSAPMAAAVIIVVAALISGLYSVTNYWGFELRRAEDELRYDRGLFQRFSGTIPLAKVQALSLTENALARRLGYASLSVETAGYGPGDASGSQSAVPIAERDRVVSLARSVEPFGPVEFERPPKRARLRYVVRYTVVALFVVAAAYAANRFTGFTFAWYVAFALLPLAPVGAHLKWRNLGYALLEDHFVARGGFWSRETRIVPYYRVQTVIESATVFQRRRDLATLVVDTAGSGGLTGSDARALDIDADRAAELRDVVEERLQRALDDARAERRRRRLVELQRTETGGFGGDVSPTDD; encoded by the coding sequence ATGAGCCAGCGCCTCGCCCCCCTCTCGGTCGGCTACCGGGCCATGGAGACGGCCGCCCGACTCGGCTGGATCCTCATCTTCGTCACCTTCGGTTCCTCGCAGGTGCTGGAGGCGTGGCAGACCGGCCTGCTCGTCGTCGGGGGACTCCTCGCGGCCGGCCTCTATCAGGTCGTCTACTGGCAGCGCTTCGAGTACGAACTCACCGCCGACACGTTCGACATCCGCTCGGGCGTGTTCTCCCGTCGGACCCGCGAGATCCCCCTGCGCAGGGTCCAGAACGTCGACCTGCAACGCAACGTCGTCCAGCGGGCGCTCGGGCTGACGGAGGTGCGGCTGGAGACGGCTGGCGGGTCGGACACCGAGGCACAGCTCCGGTTCGTCACGGAGACCGAAGCCGAGCAGCTCCGCGCCGAGATATCGCGGCTCAAGCGGGGCGCCGCGGAGACGCCAGCCGGTGAACCCGCCACCGAACCCGAGGCGGAACTCCTGTTCGCCGTCACCCCCCGTGAGCTGTTCGTGCTCGGTATCGTCAGCGTCGACCTGCGACTGCTCTCGCTGGTCACCGTCGTCCTGCCCATCCTCGTCCCGTCGGTGGGCGCCGGGATGGGGCCGGTGCAGGACCCGCTGGTCGCGTTCGCGCTGAGTGCGCCCATGGCTGCCGCCGTCATCATCGTCGTCGCCGCGCTGATATCGGGGCTCTACTCCGTCACGAACTACTGGGGGTTCGAACTCCGTCGGGCAGAGGACGAACTCCGGTACGACCGTGGCCTGTTCCAGCGGTTCTCGGGGACCATCCCGCTGGCGAAGGTGCAGGCCCTCTCGCTCACCGAGAACGCCCTCGCGCGGCGGCTGGGCTACGCCTCGCTCTCCGTGGAGACGGCGGGCTACGGTCCCGGCGACGCCTCCGGCTCACAGTCGGCGGTCCCCATCGCCGAACGCGACCGTGTCGTCTCGCTGGCCCGGTCGGTCGAGCCGTTCGGACCGGTGGAGTTCGAGCGGCCGCCGAAGCGGGCCCGGCTCCGGTACGTCGTCCGGTACACCGTCGTCGCCCTGTTCGTCGTCGCGGCCGCGTACGCCGCCAACCGGTTCACCGGGTTCACGTTCGCGTGGTACGTCGCGTTCGCGCTGCTCCCGCTCGCCCCCGTCGGTGCCCACCTGAAGTGGCGGAACCTCGGTTACGCCCTGCTGGAGGACCACTTCGTCGCCCGCGGCGGCTTCTGGTCGCGAGAGACGCGCATCGTGCCGTACTACCGCGTCCAGACGGTCATCGAGTCGGCGACGGTGTTCCAGCGGCGACGCGACCTCGCGACCCTCGTCGTCGACACCGCGGGGAGCGGTGGCCTGACGGGGAGCGACGCCCGGGCACTCGACATCGACGCCGACCGGGCGGCCGAACTCCGGGACGTCGTCGAGGAGCGCCTCCAGCGCGCGCTGGACGACGCGCGTGCCGAACGTCGTCGCCGACGGCTGGTGGAGCTGCAGCGGACCGAGACGGGCGGGTTCGGCGGGGACGTCTCCCCCACCGACGACTGA
- a CDS encoding PH domain-containing protein, translated as MDVGDLVGPERRLDPKVRYVWVLQAAISSLIFGVMVGLPAFLVFERPFVGPAVFFLVFTVGATLAVFRYRRWSYQVREDSLFLDRGVVTQTRTVVPYVRIQHVDASRGPVERAFGLATAVVYTAGSRGADVSIPGLTPERADDLQDRLKRLAIAAEGEDAV; from the coding sequence ATAGACGTCGGCGACCTCGTCGGCCCGGAGCGCCGGCTGGACCCGAAGGTGCGGTACGTCTGGGTGCTACAGGCCGCCATCTCCTCGCTGATATTCGGCGTGATGGTCGGACTCCCGGCGTTCCTCGTCTTCGAGCGGCCGTTCGTCGGCCCCGCCGTCTTCTTCCTCGTGTTCACCGTCGGCGCGACGCTCGCCGTGTTCCGGTACCGCCGGTGGAGTTACCAGGTTCGCGAGGACTCGCTGTTCCTCGACCGCGGGGTCGTCACACAGACCAGGACGGTCGTCCCGTACGTCCGCATCCAGCACGTCGACGCCTCACGCGGACCGGTCGAGCGAGCGTTCGGACTCGCCACGGCCGTCGTCTACACGGCCGGCTCTCGCGGGGCCGACGTCTCCATCCCCGGGCTCACGCCCGAGCGGGCCGACGACCTGCAGGACCGCCTGAAGCGACTCGCCATCGCCGCCGAGGGCGAGGACGCCGTATGA
- a CDS encoding PGF-CTERM sorting domain-containing protein, with protein MSRQSTARTLAPSLAVLFLVSVVVSTTLLAGGASGSPHGVRADFEVVPVDRQPGLEDATYEQFSVSPIDIASLDYIVARWDEGGFTGCGPSNSEVFGIDRGNDADGTATDESLTQYVKSTTIDEDVFRADFYDEGDAFGRSTNLDAGDEFVSLTTNCFDNPSEPGWYQIEASLAGTKPDRTYVEETTTSHWFAVCDCADREEAVERLGPPPSADTPTPTPAPTVSPTPTPTPAATVEPTPTRTPPEQGTPFPSPTPTSTPTPDPTPTPDPTPTPDPTPTPDPTPTPDPTPTPTSPSSATTPAPASATAADTAAPAVGATETVTPVSTTRDGWAALNERTPTASAGPGFGAVATLVGLLAGALLFARRE; from the coding sequence ATGTCCCGTCAGTCGACCGCTCGAACGCTCGCACCCTCGCTCGCGGTCCTCTTCCTCGTGTCCGTCGTCGTTTCGACGACCCTCCTCGCGGGTGGCGCCAGCGGCTCCCCCCACGGCGTACGGGCCGACTTCGAGGTCGTCCCCGTGGACCGCCAGCCGGGACTCGAGGACGCTACCTACGAGCAGTTCTCCGTCTCGCCCATCGACATCGCCTCCCTCGACTACATCGTCGCTCGCTGGGACGAGGGGGGGTTCACCGGGTGTGGGCCGTCGAACTCCGAGGTGTTCGGCATCGACCGGGGGAACGACGCCGATGGGACCGCGACCGACGAGTCGCTCACCCAGTACGTGAAGTCGACCACCATCGACGAGGACGTGTTCAGGGCCGACTTCTACGACGAGGGTGACGCGTTCGGGAGGTCCACGAACCTGGACGCCGGCGACGAGTTCGTCTCGCTCACGACGAACTGCTTCGACAACCCGTCGGAGCCGGGGTGGTACCAGATCGAGGCATCGCTCGCGGGGACGAAGCCCGACAGGACCTACGTCGAGGAGACGACCACCTCACACTGGTTCGCGGTCTGTGACTGTGCGGACCGGGAGGAGGCCGTCGAGAGGCTCGGGCCGCCGCCGTCGGCCGACACGCCGACGCCCACGCCGGCCCCGACGGTGAGTCCGACGCCGACCCCCACCCCGGCGGCGACCGTCGAACCCACCCCGACCCGCACGCCGCCCGAACAGGGAACGCCGTTCCCCTCGCCGACGCCCACGTCCACGCCGACACCAGACCCCACGCCGACACCAGACCCCACGCCGACACCAGACCCCACGCCGACACCAGACCCCACGCCGACACCAGACCCCACGCCGACACCGACGAGTCCCAGCAGTGCGACGACGCCCGCGCCGGCGAGTGCGACGGCGGCGGACACGGCCGCCCCGGCGGTGGGGGCGACGGAGACGGTCACACCCGTGTCGACGACCAGGGATGGCTGGGCGGCCCTGAACGAGCGGACGCCCACGGCCTCGGCCGGTCCGGGGTTCGGGGCGGTGGCGACGCTCGTGGGGCTGCTGGCCGGCGCACTCCTGTTCGCGCGGCGAGAGTGA
- a CDS encoding DUF4349 domain-containing protein: MPTRSRRLAVVATVVLVLLAGCSGAGLSDNSGDGGDTSLSRGSGDGGGAPEAEPEATAAAASSSDDATGTSGQVRADRAIIRTATVSAEVDSFENASESLRELVESRGGFVATSNREVERRGNETWTRGRLVLRVPSGNFSDVYAGARGVGTVESATSDRQDVTDQLVDLNARIDNLEAQRERLRALYENASDTEEVLAVEERLSEVQGEVERLEAKRESLRNRVALSTVTVTLHEPRPDVTPEPKPGFHETGLLSAFTSSVNGVVVAFQSIAVALAYALPYVLAFGLPVAGLGAFVYRFR, from the coding sequence ATGCCAACGCGTAGCCGACGACTGGCGGTGGTCGCGACCGTGGTGCTCGTCCTCCTCGCGGGGTGTAGCGGGGCCGGTCTGAGCGACAATAGTGGCGACGGCGGGGACACGTCACTCTCCCGCGGCAGCGGTGACGGCGGGGGTGCCCCCGAGGCCGAACCCGAGGCGACGGCGGCCGCCGCCTCGAGTTCCGACGACGCGACGGGCACCTCCGGACAGGTCCGAGCGGACCGCGCCATCATCCGGACCGCCACCGTCTCGGCCGAGGTCGACTCCTTCGAGAACGCTAGCGAGTCCCTCCGCGAACTGGTCGAATCGCGCGGCGGCTTCGTCGCCACGTCCAACCGGGAGGTCGAACGCCGCGGCAACGAGACGTGGACGCGCGGTCGGCTCGTCCTCCGGGTGCCCAGCGGGAACTTCTCGGACGTGTACGCGGGCGCACGCGGCGTGGGGACGGTCGAGTCGGCCACCTCGGACCGACAGGACGTGACCGACCAGCTGGTGGACCTGAACGCTCGCATCGACAACCTCGAAGCCCAGCGTGAGCGACTCCGCGCGCTCTACGAGAACGCGAGCGACACCGAGGAGGTGCTCGCCGTCGAGGAACGGCTCTCGGAGGTGCAGGGCGAGGTCGAGCGGCTCGAGGCCAAGCGCGAGTCGCTCCGCAACCGGGTCGCACTCTCGACGGTGACGGTGACCCTCCACGAGCCCCGGCCGGATGTCACTCCCGAACCGAAGCCGGGGTTCCACGAGACCGGACTCCTCTCGGCGTTCACGTCCTCGGTGAACGGCGTCGTCGTCGCGTTCCAGTCAATCGCGGTCGCCCTCGCGTACGCACTCCCCTACGTGCTGGCGTTCGGACTCCCGGTCGCGGGACTCGGGGCGTTCGTCTACCGGTTCCGCTGA
- a CDS encoding helix-turn-helix domain-containing protein, translated as MRHVTFVVVPKEGGLHPAADALEAHPSISRDTILHLNLLNDGTAVALDHHRGDPEVLRGILADCPDIIRYDVTEGEDGLEAYIHFHPNEAAAALLWLTNEFELIVETPIEPADESGAIRVGIIGADDVVQRAIDYVPDNVRLELERLSDYEPGSKELMAMLTDRQREILATAVEVGYYDVPRRATHQNIADALDLSTTTVGEHLRKIEAKLLSDIVK; from the coding sequence ATGCGGCACGTGACGTTCGTCGTTGTTCCGAAAGAGGGTGGGTTACACCCCGCTGCCGACGCCCTGGAGGCGCACCCGTCTATCTCCCGTGACACCATCCTCCACCTGAACCTGCTCAACGACGGCACCGCGGTGGCGCTGGACCACCACCGTGGCGACCCGGAGGTACTGCGCGGGATACTGGCCGACTGCCCCGACATCATCCGCTACGACGTGACGGAGGGCGAGGACGGACTGGAGGCGTACATCCACTTCCACCCCAACGAGGCGGCGGCGGCGCTCCTCTGGCTGACCAACGAGTTCGAACTCATCGTCGAGACCCCCATCGAACCCGCCGACGAGTCCGGCGCCATCCGCGTCGGCATCATCGGAGCCGACGACGTCGTCCAGCGTGCCATCGACTACGTCCCGGACAACGTCAGGCTGGAACTCGAACGCCTGTCGGACTACGAACCCGGCTCGAAGGAGCTGATGGCGATGCTCACCGACCGACAGCGAGAGATCCTCGCCACGGCCGTCGAGGTGGGGTACTACGACGTGCCACGTCGCGCCACCCACCAGAACATCGCGGACGCGCTCGACCTCTCGACGACGACGGTCGGCGAGCACCTCCGGAAGATCGAAGCGAAACTCCTCTCGGACATCGTCAAGTAG
- a CDS encoding YqjF family protein has protein sequence MASTDAVGERRSGPTPLLEMTWEDLLFAHWSVDPAVVARRLPAGYEVDTFDDEAYLGVVPFVMRNVRPAFLPSLPGPFDRTFGELNLRTYVRGPDGTPGVYFFNLDADDLLSVGVARSLFRLPYYRAEMDVDPSGGSVTFRSERTHRNVPACRFEATYGPDGDPFTPEEATLPHFLTERYRFYTVDDGGRTYYGDIGHEPWTLVPATADIRRNDLFTANGFERPDGDPSLLYARRIDVTAGRVHRV, from the coding sequence ATGGCCAGCACCGACGCGGTCGGCGAGCGACGGTCGGGCCCGACGCCGCTCCTCGAGATGACGTGGGAGGACCTGCTGTTCGCCCACTGGTCGGTCGACCCGGCCGTGGTCGCCCGACGGCTCCCCGCGGGCTACGAGGTGGACACCTTCGACGACGAAGCGTACCTCGGCGTCGTCCCGTTCGTGATGCGGAACGTCCGCCCGGCGTTCCTCCCCTCGCTCCCCGGTCCGTTCGACCGGACGTTCGGGGAGTTGAACCTCCGCACCTACGTCCGGGGGCCCGACGGCACGCCCGGCGTCTACTTCTTCAACCTCGACGCCGACGACCTGCTCTCGGTCGGCGTCGCCCGGTCGCTGTTCCGCCTCCCGTACTACCGGGCCGAGATGGACGTGGACCCGAGCGGTGGGTCCGTCACCTTCCGGAGCGAGCGGACCCACCGGAACGTGCCAGCCTGTCGGTTCGAGGCGACGTACGGCCCCGACGGCGACCCGTTCACCCCCGAGGAGGCGACGCTCCCGCACTTCCTCACCGAGCGCTACCGGTTCTACACCGTGGACGACGGCGGCCGGACGTACTACGGCGACATCGGCCACGAGCCGTGGACTCTCGTGCCGGCGACGGCCGACATCCGCCGGAACGACCTGTTCACCGCCAACGGGTTCGAGCGGCCTGACGGCGATCCGTCCCTCCTCTACGCCCGCCGCATCGACGTGACCGCCGGTCGGGTCCACCGGGTGTAG
- a CDS encoding ABC transporter permease has translation MKPPLRPRIVARIARWEVLKGAGTVDRRSVAVLVVALLAVVPVGVLAASGGVALDEGIYRVGIEPSSPYYEVAEADPTFRVAGTGAGALAGGLHPDEGYDLVVEGRRITLASDDDGFTAKSRAALAALRESVGSFNDARMRLEGNRTAAAPVTVTLRYTERERVREVVARRAGDGVGDDASGGGRGGSGDGPHGGPTSDDADASRGDPSSDGGFGAPSLGDDLFGTGTSTGAPSDIAPPFPFQSLVLAFAFVVPLNFVVQAYSSSILRERIKRRGELLLVAPVAPREIVAGKTLPYFLGALAIATGITLVVGGGPLSVLAVVPLALLFLGASFVGAMFARSFKELTFVTVSVSVFLTTFAFVPAIFTDIDSVALISPLTLVVRDLTGAPVSAGDVAFATLPTTLAALVLFALGTGVYREEDMFTQRPVHLKALDALAGRISRPRSLVLVTALLVPFVFVAELLAVAVLYPAPRGLAVPLVLVAVAVVEEFAKSAPVLAGFVNARYSRDYRTALVAGAASGLGFFLAEKFTLVAQLVGLPNQDVGSAAIGVGPGVSPLVLVALLVAPLALHVVTAAISALGAARDTEWWLVGVGTAVLVHVAYNLTVVTQLV, from the coding sequence ATGAAGCCGCCGCTCCGACCCCGGATCGTCGCTCGTATCGCCCGCTGGGAGGTGCTGAAGGGGGCCGGCACGGTCGACCGGAGGTCCGTCGCCGTCCTCGTGGTCGCCCTGCTCGCCGTCGTACCTGTCGGCGTCCTCGCCGCCAGCGGCGGAGTCGCGCTCGACGAGGGTATCTACCGCGTCGGCATCGAGCCCTCCAGCCCGTACTACGAGGTGGCCGAGGCGGACCCGACGTTCCGCGTCGCCGGGACCGGTGCGGGTGCCCTCGCGGGCGGCCTCCACCCCGACGAGGGGTACGACCTCGTCGTCGAGGGCCGTCGCATCACGCTCGCCAGCGACGACGACGGCTTCACCGCGAAGTCGCGGGCAGCACTCGCGGCGCTCCGCGAGTCCGTCGGGTCGTTCAACGACGCCCGGATGCGACTCGAGGGGAACCGAACTGCGGCCGCGCCCGTGACCGTCACGCTCCGGTACACCGAACGCGAACGCGTCCGCGAGGTCGTCGCCCGGCGGGCCGGCGACGGTGTGGGGGACGACGCCAGCGGCGGGGGCCGTGGTGGCTCTGGCGACGGTCCGCACGGCGGGCCCACCTCCGACGACGCTGACGCGAGCAGGGGGGACCCGTCGAGTGATGGCGGCTTCGGCGCACCCAGCCTCGGCGACGACCTGTTCGGTACCGGCACGTCGACGGGCGCGCCGTCGGACATCGCTCCACCGTTCCCGTTCCAGTCGCTCGTCCTCGCGTTCGCGTTCGTCGTCCCGCTGAACTTCGTCGTCCAGGCGTACTCCTCCTCGATACTCCGTGAACGCATCAAGCGCCGTGGCGAGTTGCTCCTCGTGGCACCCGTCGCGCCCCGCGAGATCGTCGCCGGCAAGACGCTCCCGTACTTCCTCGGGGCACTCGCCATCGCCACCGGTATCACCCTCGTCGTCGGTGGCGGCCCACTCTCCGTCCTCGCCGTCGTCCCGCTCGCGCTCCTGTTCCTCGGTGCCTCGTTCGTCGGTGCGATGTTCGCCCGGTCGTTCAAGGAGCTCACCTTCGTCACCGTCTCGGTGTCCGTGTTCCTGACGACGTTCGCGTTCGTCCCCGCCATCTTCACCGACATCGACAGTGTGGCCCTCATCTCCCCGCTCACGCTCGTGGTGCGGGACCTGACGGGCGCCCCGGTCTCGGCCGGCGACGTGGCCTTCGCCACCCTGCCGACGACACTCGCGGCCCTCGTCCTGTTCGCGCTCGGGACTGGCGTCTACCGCGAGGAGGATATGTTCACCCAGCGCCCCGTCCACCTGAAGGCGCTCGACGCGCTGGCGGGACGCATCAGCCGGCCGCGTTCGCTGGTGCTCGTGACGGCGCTGCTCGTCCCGTTCGTGTTCGTGGCCGAACTGCTCGCCGTCGCCGTTCTCTACCCGGCGCCGCGCGGCCTCGCCGTCCCACTCGTCCTCGTCGCGGTCGCCGTCGTCGAGGAGTTCGCCAAGTCCGCGCCTGTCCTCGCCGGGTTCGTGAACGCCCGTTACTCGCGGGACTACCGGACCGCGCTCGTCGCGGGTGCGGCCTCGGGCCTCGGCTTCTTCCTCGCCGAGAAGTTCACCCTCGTCGCCCAGCTGGTCGGTCTGCCGAACCAGGACGTCGGGAGCGCAGCCATCGGCGTCGGGCCTGGCGTCTCGCCACTCGTGCTCGTCGCGCTCTTGGTCGCGCCGCTCGCGCTCCACGTCGTCACCGCCGCCATCTCGGCGCTCGGCGCCGCGAGGGACACGGAGTGGTGGCTCGTCGGCGTGGGGACGGCCGTCCTCGTCCACGTCGCCTACAACCTCACGGTGGTGACCCAACTTGTCTGA
- a CDS encoding VOC family protein, whose product MDEGGIVFFRTGALDAVVDFYTKRVGATVWREQPDCTILEYDGFHFGFCDRADPETDGILTFVVPDRGGVDAAHERLAAAARETPHLNETYGIYQFFADDPEGRVVEFQCFE is encoded by the coding sequence ATGGACGAAGGAGGCATCGTCTTCTTCCGGACCGGCGCACTCGACGCGGTCGTCGACTTCTACACGAAGCGCGTGGGCGCGACGGTCTGGCGCGAGCAACCGGACTGCACCATCCTCGAGTACGACGGTTTCCACTTCGGCTTCTGCGACCGGGCCGACCCGGAGACCGACGGCATCCTCACGTTCGTCGTCCCCGACCGTGGCGGCGTCGACGCGGCTCACGAGCGCCTCGCCGCGGCCGCCCGCGAGACGCCCCACCTCAACGAGACCTACGGTATCTACCAGTTCTTCGCCGACGACCCAGAGGGGCGGGTCGTGGAGTTCCAGTGTTTCGAGTAG
- a CDS encoding ABC transporter permease translates to MSDRPLRSRLTVSKRDLSALSREKTIVLALLIQLFVAAFSSFLVVGLTSLYAPGSVEGGDVTVAVVGDASDEFVDAAAEVEGLVVAEYDSLDTATGAFEVDQAQAVVEARTEDDRIRVTVTAPASSLRKTVVVVRLREALEALERTERVERSANLEHELVPLPPEVDASPYLGFSYTVLVPLLLFLPVFISGSVAVDSVTEEVERGTLELLRVAPLSLTEIVEGKGLAAAGLAPAQAALWVTMLSLNGIPVSNVVGVLLFVAALSVIVVGGGVGVALAVPDRQRAQLLYSLGVLGAFAAAAFLPEPPATTAARLAIDSPAATTLPSVAGYAVVAVLVVVGLRLFVRRVDPESL, encoded by the coding sequence TTGTCTGACCGCCCCCTCCGCTCGCGGTTGACGGTCTCGAAGCGCGATCTCTCGGCGCTCTCGCGGGAGAAGACCATCGTCCTCGCGTTGCTCATCCAGCTGTTCGTCGCCGCCTTCTCCTCGTTCCTCGTCGTCGGACTCACGTCGCTCTACGCGCCGGGGTCGGTCGAGGGGGGCGACGTGACGGTCGCCGTCGTCGGCGACGCGAGCGACGAGTTCGTCGACGCCGCGGCCGAGGTCGAGGGCCTCGTCGTCGCCGAGTACGACAGCCTCGACACCGCGACGGGCGCCTTCGAGGTGGACCAGGCACAGGCGGTGGTCGAAGCGCGAACCGAGGACGACCGCATCCGGGTCACGGTGACGGCGCCCGCCTCCAGCCTGCGGAAGACCGTCGTGGTCGTCCGCCTCCGTGAGGCGCTGGAGGCGCTCGAACGGACCGAACGCGTCGAACGCTCGGCCAACCTCGAGCACGAACTCGTCCCCCTGCCGCCGGAGGTCGACGCCAGCCCCTACCTCGGGTTCTCCTACACCGTCCTCGTCCCGCTCTTGCTGTTCCTCCCCGTGTTCATCTCGGGGTCGGTCGCGGTCGACTCGGTGACCGAGGAGGTCGAGCGGGGCACCCTCGAACTCCTCCGGGTGGCGCCGCTCTCGCTCACGGAGATCGTCGAGGGGAAGGGCCTCGCCGCGGCCGGCCTCGCCCCCGCACAGGCCGCGCTCTGGGTCACGATGCTCTCGCTCAACGGTATCCCCGTCTCGAACGTCGTCGGCGTCCTCCTGTTCGTCGCGGCGCTGTCCGTCATCGTCGTCGGTGGCGGCGTGGGGGTGGCGCTCGCCGTGCCCGACCGCCAGCGTGCGCAGTTGCTCTACTCGCTGGGCGTCCTCGGGGCGTTCGCGGCCGCGGCGTTCCTCCCCGAACCGCCCGCGACCACCGCGGCCCGCCTCGCCATCGACTCGCCTGCCGCGACGACACTCCCGTCGGTGGCGGGCTACGCCGTCGTCGCCGTCCTCGTCGTCGTGGGTCTCCGTCTGTTCGTCCGACGGGTCGACCCCGAGTCCCTCTGA